Proteins encoded in a region of the Puniceibacterium sp. IMCC21224 genome:
- a CDS encoding MSMEG_0569 family flavin-dependent oxidoreductase has translation MSVHQLTPDARTSVTVAIVGAGQAGMSASYHLCRAGIDHVVLERHKRFHSWKTDRWDTFCLVTPNWQCKLPDWPYRGDDPEGFMLKNQIIDYVEGFADSFDAPLREGVTVTRVERGPEGRFQVDTDHGLWSADHVIVASGGYDRPITPPFAAALSPAIRQIHSKSYRRPSDIPDGTCLVVGTGQSGVQLMEDLRIAGRDVRLAVGPAPRSPRWYRGKDATDWLHQLKYYDMTIDQQPDPRSTEAKTNHYMSGRDGGHEIDLRRFAKDGLRLYGSVAGMQGNTIRFLPDLEANLDAADQSYVGIRTMIDDHIARQGIEAPVEAPFEKVWRPETETTEIDAAAEGITSILWCIGFRPDYSWLRVSCLDERGRPIHTRGVCDEAGVYFLGLGWLHTWGSGRFLGVADDAAYVADKIAHRVGGEMSQPHCA, from the coding sequence ATGTCTGTCCATCAGCTAACGCCGGACGCCCGGACCTCTGTCACCGTCGCAATCGTCGGCGCTGGTCAGGCGGGCATGTCAGCGTCGTATCACCTGTGCCGTGCCGGGATCGACCATGTCGTGCTGGAACGTCACAAGCGATTCCATTCCTGGAAGACGGATCGCTGGGACACGTTCTGCCTTGTGACGCCCAACTGGCAATGCAAGCTGCCGGACTGGCCCTACCGCGGCGACGATCCCGAAGGCTTTATGCTCAAGAATCAGATCATTGACTATGTCGAAGGTTTTGCCGACAGTTTTGATGCCCCGCTGCGCGAAGGCGTCACCGTTACACGGGTGGAGCGCGGACCTGAGGGGCGGTTTCAGGTCGACACCGATCACGGCCTCTGGTCTGCCGATCATGTCATCGTGGCCTCGGGTGGCTATGACCGCCCGATTACTCCACCCTTTGCCGCCGCGCTGTCTCCTGCGATCCGCCAGATCCATTCGAAATCTTACCGACGTCCGTCGGATATCCCCGATGGAACCTGTCTGGTCGTTGGTACCGGGCAATCCGGTGTTCAACTGATGGAAGATCTTCGCATCGCCGGGCGCGATGTGCGTCTTGCCGTGGGTCCGGCGCCGCGCAGTCCGCGCTGGTATCGCGGCAAGGACGCGACCGATTGGCTGCATCAGTTGAAATACTATGACATGACCATCGATCAGCAACCCGATCCGCGCTCGACCGAGGCCAAGACCAACCACTATATGTCCGGACGCGACGGTGGTCACGAAATCGACCTGCGCCGCTTTGCCAAAGATGGTCTGCGCCTTTACGGTTCGGTCGCGGGAATGCAGGGCAACACCATCCGGTTTCTGCCCGATCTTGAGGCCAATCTAGATGCCGCAGATCAGAGCTATGTCGGCATCCGCACGATGATCGACGACCACATTGCCCGCCAGGGGATTGAGGCCCCTGTCGAAGCCCCGTTTGAAAAGGTCTGGCGCCCGGAAACCGAGACGACCGAGATCGACGCCGCCGCCGAGGGGATCACCTCAATCCTGTGGTGCATCGGATTTCGCCCGGATTACAGCTGGCTGCGTGTGAGCTGCCTGGACGAGCGCGGCAGACCCATTCACACGCGTGGTGTCTGTGACGAGGCTGGTGTCTATTTTCTAGGTCTGGGTTGGCTGCACACATGGGGGTCGGGACGGTTCCTAGGCGTGGCAGACGATGCGGCGTATGTCGCCGACAAGATTGCGCATCGGGTTGGCGGGGAAATGTCGCAACCCCACTGCGCCTGA
- a CDS encoding MSMEG_0570 family nitrogen starvation response protein, giving the protein MPEAIFRIRWPDGQEEDCYSPSTAIHQHLLAGQTYRVDDFHARSTTALDHAARRVEAKFGYRCSRADAQAARIAASAKRYTPEESVLCLSIS; this is encoded by the coding sequence TTGCCTGAAGCGATCTTTCGCATCCGCTGGCCCGATGGTCAGGAAGAGGACTGCTATTCGCCCTCAACCGCGATTCACCAGCATCTCCTGGCCGGGCAGACTTACCGGGTCGACGACTTTCACGCGCGCAGCACAACCGCGCTTGACCACGCGGCGCGGCGGGTTGAGGCGAAATTCGGCTATCGGTGCAGCCGCGCCGATGCCCAGGCCGCGCGGATCGCCGCCTCAGCCAAACGCTATACCCCCGAGGAGAGTGTATTATGTCTGTCCATCAGCTAA
- a CDS encoding sll0787 family AIR synthase-like protein: MTDLTALAAALATHPHITGKRDIDVACAALGLSQNSPGRPGDDAAAIPDADGWQLMATEGFMNDFVAAAPWFAGWCAVMVNVSDILAMGGRPTAATNALWAPDAATAQEILRGMRDASETYGVPIVGGHTNLRTDQPQLAAAIWGRARALITSFDARPGDVLIAATDQRGAYAGDSDNFPAFLNTPAARLRGDMDLLPTLAEDGLATAGKDISQGGIAGTALMLAECSGVGIRITPGDITPPDGDLTRWMTAFPSFGFLLTARPENADTVLHRFQARDIGAAVIGSVTAGSTLSLSDGATHHVVWDHAAHPYLGLGPEKKETAVA; this comes from the coding sequence ATGACGGACCTGACCGCCCTTGCTGCGGCGCTGGCCACACACCCGCATATCACGGGCAAACGCGACATCGACGTCGCCTGTGCCGCGCTGGGTCTGTCACAGAACAGCCCTGGCCGCCCCGGTGACGACGCCGCCGCTATACCCGACGCCGACGGCTGGCAGTTGATGGCGACCGAGGGGTTCATGAATGATTTCGTGGCCGCTGCGCCGTGGTTTGCGGGTTGGTGCGCGGTGATGGTCAATGTGTCGGATATCCTCGCCATGGGCGGGCGTCCGACGGCGGCGACCAATGCGCTTTGGGCCCCCGACGCCGCAACCGCCCAAGAGATCCTGCGCGGAATGCGCGACGCCTCTGAAACCTACGGCGTGCCCATCGTCGGCGGGCACACCAATTTGCGCACGGACCAGCCGCAACTGGCGGCAGCGATCTGGGGGCGTGCGCGGGCACTCATCACCAGCTTTGACGCACGCCCCGGCGACGTGCTGATCGCCGCAACCGACCAGCGCGGCGCGTATGCCGGCGACAGCGACAATTTCCCCGCGTTCCTTAACACCCCCGCTGCGCGGCTGCGTGGCGACATGGATCTGCTGCCGACTCTGGCCGAGGATGGATTAGCCACCGCCGGCAAGGACATCAGCCAGGGTGGCATCGCAGGCACAGCACTGATGTTGGCGGAATGCTCAGGCGTCGGTATCCGCATCACGCCGGGTGACATCACTCCGCCCGATGGCGATCTGACCCGGTGGATGACCGCATTCCCCAGTTTTGGCTTTCTGCTGACTGCCCGCCCCGAAAACGCCGACACCGTGCTGCACCGTTTCCAAGCGCGCGATATCGGCGCGGCGGTGATCGGCAGCGTGACTGCCGGCAGCACCCTGTCGCTGAGCGATGGGGCGACACACCACGTGGTCTGGGATCACGCCGCCCACCCCTACCTTGGACTTGGCCCGGAAAAAAAGGAGACAGCCGTTGCCTGA
- a CDS encoding MSMEG_0567/Sll0786 family nitrogen starvation N-acetyltransferase, whose product MIIERPAAFVTPEFLIRLATESWEIGGAASLRHRTFVTEQGIFEGHDRDQIDKTALPLVAISTMASEADEVVGTVRIHEVPPGIWWGSRLAVAPDYRRVGRLGAELIRLAVGTAHGRGCEQFLAHVQMQNVPLFEKLNWVPLGQQDLHGHPHMKMQADLAYYPPIADPARGWMSLTRRRAA is encoded by the coding sequence ATGATCATCGAACGCCCCGCCGCCTTTGTAACCCCGGAATTCCTGATCCGCCTCGCCACCGAAAGCTGGGAGATCGGCGGCGCGGCCTCTCTGCGCCATCGCACCTTTGTGACTGAACAGGGCATCTTTGAAGGGCACGACCGCGATCAAATCGACAAGACCGCACTGCCGCTTGTCGCGATCTCGACCATGGCGTCAGAGGCCGACGAGGTTGTGGGCACCGTCCGCATCCACGAAGTCCCCCCGGGGATATGGTGGGGGTCGCGTCTTGCGGTTGCCCCGGATTACCGCCGCGTCGGGCGGTTGGGGGCGGAATTGATCCGCCTTGCGGTTGGCACGGCCCATGGGCGCGGGTGCGAACAATTCCTCGCCCACGTCCAGATGCAAAACGTACCCCTGTTCGAGAAACTGAACTGGGTGCCTCTGGGCCAGCAGGACCTGCACGGTCACCCGCACATGAAAATGCAGGCCGATCTGGCGTATTATCCACCAATCGCCGATCCGGCACGGGGCTGGATGTCGCTGACACGCAGGCGGGCCGCATGA
- a CDS encoding MSMEG_0568 family radical SAM protein, with product MQTGDIINDLQTRGMRLIDPRAGADSRRGGAGPTDHKAVTINNMTVMIPVHTATAFESPYIVEAPDAAGHARVLKNGAFFADVQFPQRAKFLDLSTAEGVPYGHIAQLHAKDVLATTVLQTCIRYESRKKTCKFCAIGQSLAAGRTIAHKSPAQLAEVARAAVLLDGVKHMVLTTGTPAGKDRGAKVLAESAAAIRAAVDLPLQGQCEPPEDDVWHRRMKDAGIDSLGMHLEVVTPALRDQIMPGKAQVPVSKYFDSFAAAVEVFGWGQVSTYILAGLGDTEEAILSMCERLTAIGVYPFVVPFVPVTGTPLESHPAPTADFMHRVLGPLSQMIVDQGMRAEDIKAGCGRCGACSALSAFEKFKKPALERAVS from the coding sequence ATGCAGACTGGCGACATCATCAACGACCTGCAAACCCGCGGCATGCGCCTGATTGATCCGCGTGCCGGCGCTGACAGCCGCCGCGGCGGTGCTGGCCCGACGGACCACAAGGCTGTGACCATCAACAACATGACCGTGATGATTCCGGTCCATACCGCCACAGCGTTTGAATCGCCCTATATCGTCGAAGCCCCCGACGCCGCAGGCCATGCGCGTGTGCTTAAGAACGGTGCGTTTTTTGCTGATGTCCAGTTTCCGCAGCGGGCAAAGTTCCTTGATCTTTCGACGGCCGAGGGCGTGCCTTATGGCCATATCGCGCAGTTGCATGCCAAAGACGTGCTGGCGACAACGGTGCTGCAAACCTGCATCCGCTACGAGAGCCGCAAGAAGACCTGCAAGTTCTGCGCCATTGGTCAAAGCCTGGCCGCCGGTCGGACCATCGCCCACAAATCCCCGGCCCAACTGGCCGAAGTCGCCCGCGCCGCCGTGCTGCTGGACGGGGTCAAGCATATGGTGCTGACCACCGGCACCCCGGCTGGCAAGGATCGCGGTGCCAAGGTGCTGGCCGAAAGTGCCGCCGCGATCCGCGCCGCCGTCGATTTACCGCTGCAAGGCCAGTGCGAACCGCCCGAGGATGATGTCTGGCACAGACGAATGAAGGACGCGGGCATCGACAGCCTTGGTATGCATCTTGAAGTGGTCACGCCAGCGCTGCGCGATCAGATCATGCCCGGCAAAGCACAGGTTCCGGTGTCAAAATACTTTGACAGCTTTGCAGCCGCGGTTGAGGTTTTCGGCTGGGGCCAGGTGTCGACCTACATCCTCGCAGGGCTGGGCGACACCGAAGAGGCGATCCTGTCGATGTGCGAACGGCTGACGGCAATCGGCGTTTACCCTTTTGTTGTGCCCTTTGTTCCCGTCACCGGCACGCCGTTGGAAAGCCACCCGGCCCCCACAGCGGACTTCATGCACCGGGTGTTGGGCCCCCTATCGCAGATGATCGTCGATCAGGGTATGCGGGCCGAGGATATCAAAGCGGGCTGTGGACGCTGCGGCGCGTGCTCGGCCCTGTCGGCGTTTGAAAAGTTCAAAAAGCCTGCGCTGGAACGGGCCGTGTCATGA